Below is a window of Gilliamella sp. ESL0405 DNA.
GTAAAGGTTTTGGTTTTATATCTCCTGCTGACGGCAGCAAAGATGTATTTGTTCACTTCTCAGCGATTACTGGTGACGGATTCAAAACTTTAGGCGAAGGTCAACAAGTTGAATTTTCAATTCAAGATAGCCCACGTGGTCCTTCTGCTGCAGATGTAACAATAATCTAATTTTGATTATTTTCTTACCAGTAACTTGTTACTGGTAAGTTCCCACCTCAGTATTTCTTTACTTCTTTTTTCTAGACTTTTACCATTTTGTTTTATATTATAATTCCTGCTTTTTAAGCAATGTTGTTTTATGTTGACAACAATCTAATGAAAATTAATTGATTATAAGGAAACACAATGAAAAAGTTAGCATTATCTGTTGTATTATTAAGTTTATCTTCTTTTGCCATGGCTGATTTATCTGCTACTTGTCAAACTTACTTTGATAGCATCGATGAATATATCAAAGATATGCCAACTGCAGGATTAACAGCAGAACAATTAGAAATGATGAAATCAGGACTTGAGCAAAGCAAACAACAAGTAGCGGCAATGCCTACTGATACTCAAGAATCTGCATGTAAACAAGGTATTGAAGCACTTAAACAAGCTCAAGCAGCTACGCCTACTAAAAAATAATATTTAGTTAAGGTTTATTGTTTATTACGATAACGAAATTGCCAAGGGGCTATCGGATTTTTGTCTTTCCATAGCCCTTTGTTGTTTAATTTGGCTTGCTTTTCTCGTTTAACCATTAATTTATTGCTTGCTTTACCTCGATATCGATATGCCCACGCATAACCATTTTCAACCATTTTGGCATTAATATTCATTTTATTATAAAAGATCGTGCCTAATGTCCTATTGTAAATATCTTTTTTGTTTGCTTTGACAAACACATATTTGCCGGCAATAAGTGAGGCTAAATATTTTCTTGATGCATTACCATATGCTTGACCTTTCTCCGGTGCATCAATATCCAGCAAACGGATTCGTACTTTTTGGTTTGTGATTGTCAGTAAATCGATCGTATCACCGTCGAGCACCTTAATGACCGCACCATTTAAGTCGGCAAAAACTACACCAATTGACAGGCAAAATAATAAAATTGCAAGGAAAAAACGATTAACTAATTTCATAAGTGGCAACAATTACAAAAATTTAAATTATTATACTGATAATATCAAAAATACTAAATGCGCAAAGCGTGTATATAGCCCAATACTAGCTTGTTATTCATCAATTAGATTCCTTTGCTAGCTATCCGTTTTTCACTAAATTGCGGATTGATTGACTAAATCATTTATGGAAGAGAGGGTAGCAATTTCAAAAATACTAAATGAGTAAAGCTGCATCAAGCCAATAATAGCTTGTTATTCATCAATTAGATTCGTTTGCTAGCTATCCGTTTTTCACTGAATTGCGAATTGATTGACTAAAATCACTTATGGAAGATAGGTTAGTAATATCAAAATAGTCAGAAATACAGATTTGGCAGAGTGGCGAGATAGATTGGAAAATTAAACTATCGATCAGCCTTACCGATTAACTGTAAGGCTGAGTAAGCTTAACTAAAAATTAAAAAGCGTTAGTATCTTGAAATAGCCCGACTTTTAGATCAGAAGCTTGATAGATAAGTTTACCGTCAACATAAACTTCACCGTCACCGATACCCATAATTAATTTACGGTTAATGACACGTTTAAAATGTATTTTATAGGTGACTTTTTTATTGGTTGGTAATACTTGACCAGCGAATTTTACCTCGCCTACGCCCAGCGCTCGACCTTTACCTTTACCACCAATCCAGCCTAAATAAAAGCCAACTAATTGCCACATGGCATCAAGCCCAAGGCAACCGGGCATCACCGGATCATTTTTAAAATGACATTTGAAAAACCATAAGTCAGGGTTAATATCAAGTTCAGCTTCAACATAACCTTTGCCAAAGTTACCGCCTTGCTCATCCATGTTAACAACACGATCCATCATTAACATTAAATCAGAAGGTAATGGGGGACCGTCATGACCAAAGAGTTCATTGTTTCCTGATTTAATGAGATCCGCTTTATCGTACGAAGATTTACGTTCAAATGTCATAAAAAAGCCTTTTATTTTGTCATTACATACACGATTATAAACATCACTATTGACTAAAATATTACGCATAATAGTAACGGTGTAATGTGAGTTACTTAGCCATTTATCAATGGCGCCTGGCGGTAAAGTTTATTGTGTATTGCTATTTTTTGCAATATTTTTGCCACCTGCTAAACCAACTATCTTGCTTTTTTTCTTGCACTAGCAGTGACTGCATACGAGCATGAATCAATTTATATAGGCTGATATTCGCCTCATCTTTGTAGGGAATGCCGGTTAATAAATACAGGGCATCAGCGATATGCTCTACCGTCCAAATCGAGAATTTATCTTGCTCAACCGCAGCTATCACCTCATCACTTAAACTTAAATGGCGTTGATTACTCGCCGGAATAATCACACCTTGTTGGCCGGTTAAGCCTTGATGCTGACAAACGGCAAAAAATCCTTCAATTTTTTCATTTACCCCGCCGATTGATTGAACATGACCGAATTGATCCACTGAGCCGGTTACTGCCAATTGCTGGTCGATAGCTTGACCGGATAGGGCGCTAATAATCGCGCATAAACCGGCTAGCGATGCACTGTCACCGTCAATCTCGCTATAAGATTGTTCAAATACTAACGATGTAGAAAAGGGCAATTGATGATTAATGGCAAATTCAGACATAATAAAAGCCTGCATAATCATCATACCTTTAGAGTGGATATTTCCTGCCAGTTCGGTTTTGCGCTCAATATCAATAAATTCACCGTCGCCATAATGCACAAGGCAACTTATTCGGGTTGGCTCACCAATTGCTTTTGGGTAGCCGGGGTATTCAAGAACGGATAACCCATTAATTTGCCCGACAACTTGGTCTTTAGTATTAATCACGATTTGATCGGTAAAAAACTCATCATGAAAGCGCTCAGTGAGATAGTTCTCACGCCATCCTTTTTGTTCAAGTGCTTTACCCACAGCAAGTTTATCAATCTGATTATTTTCGGCAAAATAACTTGCCTCAAGCAGTAGCGATTGTGCCCACTCTACCGATAACGGAAGACAGTTTTGATCGCCGGTAAAACGGGTTGCTTGTTTAAATATTGTCATAAAAGCAGTCGGTTCAATAGCCGGTAATTGTAATTGTTGGGCAATAAATTGCAGATAATTCGTCCACAGATCGATTTGCTTGTCTGATGATATTGTTAATTCGTTTTCAAATTCAGCATAGATAGCTGAATTGAAAAACTCCGGTTCAAACTCCTGCAATTCAGTCATACTTAGCCGGTCACCAACTAAAATTAACCGTAAATCTAGCGGCATGGCTGGAATGGTTAACGGTAAAGGGTGGGCATCATCGGCTGAAAACCATTCAAACACGCCATTATTAATCATCTGTTTTAATTTAACCCACAATGCAGGTTGCGATAATAGCGAACGCAAACCTAAAATGAGCACACCACCATTAGCGTGATGAACTAACCCTGCTTGCAATTTGATTGGACGATTGTCCGGCTGCCTGACACAGCCAAAGAGTTTTTCTAGATCAACGCTAGTTTGCGCTAAGCAATTATCTTCAATAGCAAAGTTGTCTTGACGGGTTTTGGCCGTGGTTAAAGTGATTTTATTTTCACTAATATTGTAACTATACCCTAACGCTGGCTCAGCTAAGTTGGTTTTAACCGATTGTTTTAACAAATCAAAAAATAGCTCGCTTTCGGTGGCTTTTAATAACATAAAACGAGAGCGATATTTTGATGTCTTGTTATTGCATAAAAGCGATACCGCTGAGGCGACACGAGGTTGCCAAGCGAGCACATTTGTTGATCCAAAATCCGGTAAATCGGTCTGTGTTTTGTTCTTTTTTTCAAGTTCTACGATTAGATTTGTATCGGGTTGGATCTGTTGTGATTTGAGTTGTTTGATTGCCAAAATTATTATCTTATTTGATCAGCTAAATTATATTTTGAATTATAGCAAGTATCGATTACAACGCCAACAGATAACAGGGATCTTTGTGCTAACAAATAAAAAAATTACAGAAAGATTTTTCAAAATCGGGTAAACTGTCGGGAATTTTTAATGTTTCGTTTTCTTCATTTAATATCATTATCAACAATTATATATGCTCAAACTCAAAAATAATCACATCAAAGATGACCAAGCTTCGCAGATTGTCAGTTGGGGACACTGGTTCACGCTGTTTAATATTTTTGTAGTCATTATACTGGGTAGTCAATATTTGGTGATCGCTGATTGGCCACGTACATTTATGGGGCGATTTTATGCCATTATTAGTGTAATGGGGCATTTTAGTTATTTGACATTTATTACTTATTTGGTACTTATTTTTCCGCTCAGTTTTTTTATCCATTCCTCACGTTGGCAGCGGATTTTCGCCACTATTATTGCCACTTTAGGAATTACTTTACTGTTAATTGATTTAGAGGTCTTTTCACATTTCAGAATGCACCTTAACTTATCAATTTGGCAGTTACTGAGTTCAAATAAAGCCTCTTTTTTAAGCACAGCATTTATTTTAATTCCGTTTATTTTACTGATTGAAATTCTATTTTCGTTATGGAGCTGGAAAAAACTGCGTAGTTTAAGTAAACGTAAGCGCTATGCAAAACCAGTTGTTATCGGCTTTATTCTCTGTTTTGTTTCATCTCACCTAATTCATATCTGGGCTGATGCGAACTTTTATCGTCCAATTACAATGCAACGTTCGAGTTTACCGTTATCTTACCCGTTAACGGCTCGTCATTTCCTTGAACGATATGGCTTTATTGAAGAGAACGACTACCGAAATCGCACCATTCAAGAAGGCAACCCATTTGCTATTGCTATCGAATACCCACTGGGACGAGTGGTATTTGATGAGCCACAAACAAAGCAAAATGTATTAATGGTTGTCATTGACGGTTGGAGTGAACAGCTATTAGCCAACAATATGCCTTGGCTAAAAGAATTTGCACAAGACAATCTACAGTTCGACAACCACTTTAGTGCTAGCAATCAAGCCTATTTGAATAACTTTTCACTGTTTTATGGATTAGATCCTAATTATTACAACAGTATTTTGGCTAGCCATAAGACTTCGGTTTTATTTGATACTGTTGCTAAGCAACACTACAATCTTGGATTGTTTTCATCCAGCGGGTTTGTTGAGCCTTTATACCGTTATGCGTTACTGTCTAACTTTACGCTGCCGGAACCGAAAAAACAGTCCAATAAACAAACTACCGACTATTGGATGGCATGGCACGATGAGCAAAATAAACTTGAAAATCACGCGCCACTGTTCTCATTGATCCACTACTCGCTTGGCGTGAAAAACAAAAAGATGACCATTGCCGAATTAGCGTCAGATGCTAAAAAGTTAGATCAATATTTACAATCCTTGATCGCCTATCTGAAACAAAGTGGCGCTTATGATAACACGGTGATTATTATCACCGGCTCAAATGATATTTCGATTGATGAAAGCAAAAAATTGGTTTTCCGTGAAAGTGGTGATCGTTTTAATCGGGAAGTGCTTAAAATGCCATTGATTATCGCATGGCCAAATAAAGATAAAGCAAAAATCACTGATATTACATCTCAAACAGATATTTTACGCACATTAATGCAAGACGTATTGAATGTAACAACGCCACCACAACAATACAGTCAAGGTAAAAACTTATTTAATCAAAGCCCACGGCAATGGGTTGTGGCTGGGGGTGAAAATGCAATTGCAGCCTTGTATGACGATAAAACGATTGTTATTGATGCCTTTGGTCGTTCAAAAATCTACAATTTAACTGGCAAGTTACAAAAAAGTGAAAAGATGAGTTTACCGCTATTTTTGCAGATTGTGACTGAAAACCGTCGCTTTATGGTGGTGGATAACTAAATAAAAAAAGGTGAAGATTACTTCACCTCTTTTCCCATAGCTTGCAAATCGGCATGATACGATGAGCGAACAAATGGACCACAGGCCGCATGAGTAAATCCCATATCTAAAGCGATCTGTTTCAATTCATCAAATTCAGCCGGCGAGACATAGCGCTCAACCGGTAAATGGTACTGACTGGGTTGCAAATATTGACCCAAAGTTAGCATGGTCACGCCGTGCGTACGTAAATCTTTCAACACTTGAATTAACTCTTCATTGGTTTCGCCCAACCCGACCATTAGCCCGGATTTGGTTGGAATATCCGGATGCTTCTCTTTAAATGCTGCCAGTAATTTCAACGAACCTTGATAGTTTGCCCCCGGTCGAATTTTTTTGTATAAACGCGGAATGTTTTCTAAATTATGGTTAAACACATCGGGTGGTGCTTCGCTCAATACCTCGACCGCTTGCTCGATACATCCACGGAAATCGGGCGTAAGGGTCTCGACTTTGACATTCGGGCTTAAGGCGCGAATCTGTTGTGTACAAGCTGCAAAATGGCTTGCTCCGCCGTCTTTAAGGTCATCTCGGTCAACTGAGGTAATGACCACATAGCGCAATTTCATCTCTTCAATGGTTTTAGCCAATTTTAGTGGCTCTTGCTGATCGGGTGGTAAAGGTCTACCGTGGGCAACATCACAAAATGGACAGCGCCGTGTACAGATATCACCTAAGATCATAAAAGTCGCTGTACCGTGGTTAAAACACTCTGCCAAATTGGGGCACGAGGCTTCCTCGCACACTGAGTGTAATCCATGTTTACGCAGTGTGGATTTGATATGCGCAATATTATCGGAATGTGCTGAAAGTTTAATTCTCATCCAATCGGGTTTTTTTAATGGTGCTGCTTCTTCTATGGTGATTGTTGGAATTAAACGGGTTTTGTCAGCATCACGATATTTTGAGCTTCTGACTGTCATTTCTTCATTTTGCATAATTAGATATCTTATTTGTTGAGTAATTGACTGAGAAAATTATCAGCGAGTAATTTCCTTATTAAATTACGGTCAATTTGTGATTTAAATTGTTTCAATTGAGTCATCTGCAATCCTGCATAACCACAAGGATTGATGTTATTAAAAGGCTTCAGATCCATATCAACATTCAGTGCCAACCCATGCAAGGTACAACCCTGTTTGATATGTAAGCCTAGCGAACAGATTTTTTTATCATCAATATATACACCGGGCGCGTCGGATTTGGCATAAGCTATAATATCATAGTGTGCTAAGGTTTGTATGACACTATTTTCTAAATAACTGACCATATCCCGGATACCGATTTTTGCTCTTTTTAAATCGAATAAAACATACATAATTTGCTGACCCGGCGCATGATAGGTGATCTGCCCACCCCGATCGGTTTGAATAACCGGTATCTCGGATTGAACTAGCAAATGTTCGGCTTTTCCCACTTTACCTTGCGTGAAAACCGGAGGATGTTCAACAAACCAAATTTGATCCGGTGTGTTAGCATCACGGTTAACCGTGAACTCATGCATAGCATGGTAAGCTGTCATGTAAGGGGTGATCCCAAGATCTTTAATGATGATATTATCAACAATCATGATTATTCTTTAATCCAACGCCGTTTAACAGTTAATTAACAAATATATAGCAGATTTTACTATAGCTTGACAACTACAGTGCTTTCAAGGTATAACCAAATAAGTTGGTTTCAATAATCTCCCGCAAGTTAAATTTGATTTATATCAATTAATTACAGCGATTTTCTTATTATCTATTGAAATAGTTGATTAATTTGATAGGAATTAACATGCACATCTAGGCTTAGGTTTGCTTTACTTTTCTATCGAAAATGGCAGACTTATAGTCATAAAGCTCCATAATGCAGAATTGAAGCTTATACAGTTAGTTATGGCATAGGTTGTAGCTAAGGATAGCAAAACTGCATTTTTTTAAACAAAAAAGAGGTTTTAATATGTCGGACATGCAAATGAATGATATCGATCCAGTCGAAACGCAAGATTGGCTGAAAAGTATTGAGTCAATTATACGTGAAGAAGGCGTCGAACGTGCGCAATATATTATTGAACAAATAGTCAACAAAGCAAGAGATGGCGGCGTGCCATTACTTTTCGGCTCTTCAACCAGTAACTATATCAATACCATTCCTGTAGAAGAACAACCAGCATACCCAGGAGATTGGGAAATTGAAAGGCGCATTCGTTCAATTGTCCGTTGGAATGCCATTATGATGGTTCTTAGAGCATCGAAAAAAGATTTAGAGCTTGGCGGACACATGGCATCATTCCAATCTGCGGCGACTTTCTATGAAGTCTGTTTTAACCATTTTTTCCGTGCTCGTAACGACAAAGACGGTGGGGATTTAATCTATTTCCAAGGCCATATCTCACCGGGTATCTACTCACGTGCTTTCATTGAAGGGCGCCTAACGGAAGAGCAGCTTGACAATTTCCGTCAAGAAGTACACGGTAAAGGATTATCATCTTACCCTCATCCAAAATTAATGCCTGAATTCTGGCAATTCCCGACCGTATCAATGGGATTAGGTCCAATTAGTGCAATCTATCAAGCACGTTTCTTAAAATACTTAAATCATCGTGGTTTAAAAGATACTACTGAACAAACTGTCTATGCCTTCTTAGGTGACGGTGAAATGGACGAGCCGGAATCAAAAGGCGCAATCACCGTTGCAACACGTGAAAAATTAGACAACTTAGTATTTGTGGTTAACTGTAATTTACAACGTTTGGACGGTCCTGTTACCGGTAATGGTAAAATTATCAATGAACTCGAAGGCGTCTTTGCCGGTGCGGGTTGGAATGTGATTAAAGTGCTTTGGGGCGATCGCTGGGATAAATTATTACAGAAAGATACTTCAGGTAAATTAATCCGCTTAATGAACGAAACCTTAGACGGTGATTATCAAACATTAAAATCAAAAGACGGTGCTTACGTCCGTGAACACTTCTTTGGCAAATATCCGGAAACAGCCGAATTAGTTAAAGACATGAGCGATGAAGAGATCTTCCGCCTCAATCGTGGTGGTCAAGACCCGGCTAAGATGTTTGCTGCATTTGCAAGAGCAAAAGAGACTAAAGATCGTCCGACTGTCATTTTAGCTCACACCATTAAAGGCTACGGTATGGGGGAAGCGGCAGAAGCGAAAAACATCGCTCACCAAGTGAAAAAAATGAATATGGACGGCGTGCGTCATGTTCGTGATTTCTTCAACATTCCGGTTACCGATGAAGCCCTTGAAAAACTGCCTTACATTAAATTTGAAGAGCATACACCGGAATATAAATATATTCATGAACGCCGTGATGCATTACATGGCTATGTACCTTCAAGATTAACCAAATTTACCGGCAGTGTATCGATTCCGCCATTAAGCGAATTTGCTTCACTACTTGAAGCGCAATCTAAAGAGATCTCAACGACGATTGCTTTTGTGCGTGCATTAAATATCATGCTTAAAGATAAAGATCTAGCGCCTCGTTTAGTGCCAATTCTTGCCGATGAAGCACGTACCTTTGGTATGGAAGGTTTATTCCGTCAAATCGGTATTTACAACCCTCACGGTCAACAATATACCCCACAAGACAGAGAGCAAGTGGCTTACTATCGTGAAGATGAAAAAGGTCAAATTCTGCAAGAAGGGATCAATGAATGTGGTGCAACCGCTTCATGGTTGGCAGCGGCAACTTCATACAGTACTAACGACTTACCAATGATTCCATTTTATATCTACTACTCAATGTTTGGTTTCCAACGAGTCGGCGATTTAATGTGGGCAGCGGGTGATCAGCAAGCACGTGGCTTTATGATCGGTGGTACATCTGGTCGCACTACGTTAAATGGTGAAGGTTTACAACACCAAGACGGTCACAGCCATATCCAAGCATTAACCATTCCAAATTGTATCGCTTACGATCCGGCATATGCTTATGAAGTTGCTGTTATTATGCAAGACGGTTTACGTCGTATGTATGGTGAGCAAGAAAATGTCTACTACTACATCACCACACTAAACGAAAACTATGCACAACCTGCTATGCCGGAAGGAGCTGAAGAAGGTATCTGCCGTGGTATCTACAAACTTGATACCGTAGAAGGGCAAAAAGGTAAACCAACTGTACAGTTATTAGGTTCAGGTTCGATTTTACGTCATGTACGAGAAGCGGCTGATATCTTAGCGAAGAACTATGGTATTACTTCAGAAGTCTACAGCGTCACATCATTTACTGAACTTGCACGAGACGGTCAAGATTGTGAACGTTACAATATGTTACACCCTAGCGAAACACCAAAAGTGCCTTATGTTGCACAAATTATGAATAATAATCCAGCTGTGGTTTCTACTGATTATATGAAACTTTATGCCGAGCAAATACGTGGATTTGTCCCTGCTGAAAGCTACCGAGTACTAGGTACCGACGGCTTTGGACGCAGTGATAGTCGTGAAAACTTACGTCATCATTTTGAAGTTGATGCATCTTATGTTGTGGTTGCAGCATTGGGTGAACTTGCTAAACGTGGTGATATTGAAACAAGTGTTGTTGAAGAAGCGATCAAAAAGTTTGAGATCAATGCCGACAAACTTAACCCACGTAACGCATAAGAGGTAACAATAATGAGTATAGAAATAAAATTACCTGATATTGGTAGTGATGAAGTTGAAGTCACGGAAATTTTAGTTAAAGTCGGCGATCGGGTTGAAGTTGATCAGTCGTTATTAACCGTTGAAGGTGATAAAGCATCAATGGAAATTCCTGCGCCACAGGCCGGGATCGTCAAATCAATCATCGTTAAAGTGGGCGACAAAGTTAAAACTGGCGTCAATATCATGGTATTTGACGAAGAGGGCGCTAACGCAGCGTCCGCCAGCACTGAAACCAAAGCCACTGATGCGCCAGCTACAACACCGGCTGCCCCGGCAAACAGCGCAGCGACAGCCAGCAAAGTGGTTGATGTCACTGTACCTGATATCGGTGGTGATGAAGTTGAAGTAACTGAAATTTTAGTCAAAATCGGTGATAGTGTTGCGGTTGATGACTCGCTAATTACTGTTGAAGGCGATAAAGCGTCAATGGAAGTACCGGCAACAATAGCTGGTATTGTGAAAAATATTACAGTCAAAGTGGGTGACAAAGTCAAAACCGGCTCTAAAATCATGGAGTTTGAAGTCACAGCCACAGCGGCACCGGCAAGCCCAGCGACAACAACAGCGCCAGCACCTGCGGCAAAAACTGATGTGGCACCGGTTGCGGTAGCCAGCGCTCCGGCAACGACGGCACCTGCGGTTAAAACCGCTGATGACTTTGTTGAAAATGACGCTTATGCTCACGCCACGCCGTCTGTGCGTCGCTTAGCACGTGAATTTGGCGTCAATTTAGCAAAAGTACCACCGACAGGTCCTAAACATCGTATTTTACGTGAAGATATTCAAGCTTACGTTAAAAATGCTGTTAAACAAGTGGAAACCGGCGCAGCTTCCGGCGCATTACCGGGCTTACTGCCATGGCCAAAGGTTGATTTCAGCAAATTTGGCGAAGTGGAAAGCTTACCGCTAACCAAAATTCAGAAAGTTTCTGGGGCAAACCTACACCGAAATTGGGTGATGATCCCGCATGTGACTGAGTTTGATGAAACCGATATCACTGATCTTGAAGCATTCCGTAAGCAACAAAACGCCGAAGCGGACAAAAAGAAACTTGATGTTAAAATCACTCCGTTAGTGTTTATTATGAAAGCGGTCGCTAGTGCCTTAACGGCTTATCCACGCTTTAACAGCTCACTATCGGAAGATGCGCAAACGCTCATCATTAAAAAATACATCAATATTGGTGTTGCGGTAGATACGCCAAATGGTTTAGTCGTACCGGTATTTAAAGACGTCAACAAAAAAGGCATTATCGAACTATCACGTGAACTGGCTGAAGTATCGAAAAAAGCCCGTGAAGGTAAGTTAACCGGCGCAGATATGCAAGGGGGATGCTTCACCATTTCAAGCCTTGGCGGTATTGGTACTACCTCATTTACACCAATTGTCAATGCGCCTGAAGTCGGTATTTTAGGGGTATCACGCTCAAGTATGAAACCGGTATGGAATGGAAAAGAATTCACACCACGCTTAATGTTACCTTTATCACTATCATTCGATCATCGAGTGATTGACGGGGCAGATGGTGCACGCTTCTTAAGCCATATTGCTAACGTATTATCCGACTTACGTCGTTTAGTGATGTAAAGGAGGCTATCATATATGAGTCAAGAAGTTAAAACCCAACTTGTGGTATTAGGTGCAGGGCCAGCGGGATACTCCGCAGCCTTCCGAGCAGCCGATTTAGGATTAGACGTCACTTTAGTTGAACGCTATTCAACCTTAGGTGGTGTGTGTTTGAATGTGGGCTGTATTCCGTCAAAAGCTCTACTTCATGTGGCAAAAGTGATGGATGAAGCTAAATCCTTAACCGCTCATGGCATCCATTTTGGCACGCCAAAACTCGAACTTGATAAAGTGCGTGAATGGAAAGAAAAAGTCATCAATCAATTGACTAATGGCCTTGCCGGCATGGCAAAAATGCGCAAAGTCAATGTGATTCAAGGTGAAGCGCAATTTACCGGTAGCCATACTATGGATATCACATCAGCAAAAGGCATTACTAAACTTACGTTTGACAATGCGATCATTGCGGCTGGATCGCGTCCTATTACACTACCGTTTATACCGCACGATGACCCAAGAATATGGGATTCAACCGATGCGCTGGCGTTAACCACCATTCCGAAAAAATTATTGTTAATGGGTGGCGGAATTATCGGTCTGGAAATGGGCACGGTATACCATGCGCTAGGTTCTGAAGTGGACGTGGTTGAAATGTTCGATCAAGTCATTCCGGCAGCCGACAAAGATGTGGTAAAAGTCTTCACAAAACAGATTCAGAAGAAGTTTACCTTAAGACTAGAAACCAAAGTCACATCCGTTGAAGCAAAACATGACGCAATTTACGTCACCATGGAGAAAAAAGACGGCACAAGCGAAACACATACTTATGATGCCGTATTAGTGGCAATTGGACGCACACCAAACGGAAAATTGATTGGCGCCGAAAAAGCTGGGGTCAATGTTACCGACCGTGGCTTTATTGAAGTCGACAAACAGATGCGCACCAATGTACCGCACATTTATGCTATTGGCGATGTGGTAGGTCAACCAATGCTTGCCCATAAAGGTGTTCACGAAGGACACGTTGCAGCCGAAGTGATAGCCGGTAAAAAACACTACTTCGATCCAAAAACTATCCCGTCGATTGCTTACACCGAGCCGGAAGTGGCATGGGTTGGATTAACCGAAAAAGAAGCCATTGCTAAGGGAATCGATTATGAAGTAGCGATCTTCCCATGGGCAGCATCCGGACGAGCAATTGCCTCAGATTGTTCAGAAGGGATGACCAAACTGATCTTCAACAAATCAGACAATCGCCTATTAGGCGGAGCGGTTGTTGGCGCAAATGGCGGAGAACTACTGGGTGAAATCACCCTAGCGGTTGAAATGGGTTGTGATGCAGAAGATATAGCCCTAACCATCCATGCCCACCCAACCTTACACGAATCGATAGGCTTAGCGGCAGAAATCTACGAAGGAACAGTCACCGACCTTCCTAATGCCAAAGCAGTGAAAAAATAGTCACGATTCACCAAAAAAAACAAGCCGTCAATAACCTTGACGGCTTTCCCCCCCCCACAAAACCCAACACCATAGCCAATTTTGACAAGAACTTTCAGAAAACACCTATGTTTTAGTATAAAAATAAATTTTTAAAATTTTTTTGAACATATCCCAA
It encodes the following:
- the lpdA gene encoding dihydrolipoyl dehydrogenase — protein: MSQEVKTQLVVLGAGPAGYSAAFRAADLGLDVTLVERYSTLGGVCLNVGCIPSKALLHVAKVMDEAKSLTAHGIHFGTPKLELDKVREWKEKVINQLTNGLAGMAKMRKVNVIQGEAQFTGSHTMDITSAKGITKLTFDNAIIAAGSRPITLPFIPHDDPRIWDSTDALALTTIPKKLLLMGGGIIGLEMGTVYHALGSEVDVVEMFDQVIPAADKDVVKVFTKQIQKKFTLRLETKVTSVEAKHDAIYVTMEKKDGTSETHTYDAVLVAIGRTPNGKLIGAEKAGVNVTDRGFIEVDKQMRTNVPHIYAIGDVVGQPMLAHKGVHEGHVAAEVIAGKKHYFDPKTIPSIAYTEPEVAWVGLTEKEAIAKGIDYEVAIFPWAASGRAIASDCSEGMTKLIFNKSDNRLLGGAVVGANGGELLGEITLAVEMGCDAEDIALTIHAHPTLHESIGLAAEIYEGTVTDLPNAKAVKK